A stretch of the Aphis gossypii isolate Hap1 chromosome 2, ASM2018417v2, whole genome shotgun sequence genome encodes the following:
- the LOC114132662 gene encoding zinc finger protein 91-like — translation MRISKKKKKEEKFEHMVRASVTYTQTENGHPVVLMPANTGPSKPKAVCFRKPRKRRSFAASRCHRTSFDLTNQVIVYFEPGGSGRYEVVGGRTPGHGNVEDSTTGQKSVGRTAEPTPVDANRKGRPKGSKNKSPPSSSATPSGSVAFNYRCEKKSLTYTFAGPVKCKSCDRTFNGDPVAHCLEHHKTVCPICGRTYRPPLSTHIKSHGTQHASLTVSCYECYACKEKFGDESTMAEHVRSAHHVTTAAECPLCGVTGFETVDTAVNHLVEVHCPQKTFSHPTVYRCRVCLAGFKSQINVLRHACNKIKSPQCTECGKTFPSKMRYAFHLQFHEHPKWATMHLHCDLCLAEFEDEYQLYDHIRFRHELHDKAVCEVCGRTFKSSMGLNIHRRYHNGSRDFACKSCDKSFLNKSTLREHEISHMEVKPFQCHICGQYLSRASRLRSHVKTHRAAESTEQTCYGCARCGYVAPNPATVADHTSKEHFDDDALLTATVEKYGCYAVRLSSVVKCEYCDSTYLDAVHLNRHRDAAHAGGGAVDGDEAFICVVCSSTFSTYSRLTTHKLTHGINMESSCAASVKPDRFEIPQFFSCEYCAKMCLHYTYFCLHRRLKHPPDVQTHVCEHCAMEFKTSWRLTYHRKTAHGQSAATADADEKPAEMFNCSVCSRQFVKIGALNLHKTRTHIDVVGDVCKYLCHQCGKFFSSEFSLKSHVKTHDFVVGGGGGADDRENKSFVDFDEATSQTRPNNRRRTYRKSVTNAAARPTTPVKQSCPYCTQTIDDKATFIEHVNGHLRDCKPVLPAGTVCELCDARFGDSTILKYHLDDHVKMNQAILCRACYSPFLSEAAHDAHVASTCEFATMPVNAFVNSAPADAQPDVKFIGVSDAPQADVLPLIVDCSEIFGKSTTTITSSFTVDLKSIELQSTELLSTELQSAELLSAELQSAELLSAEQQSAQLQSAELQSAELQSTELQSTELQSAQLQSAELQSAEMQSVVMQSTELQSAELQSTELQSAELQSTEQQSAQLQSAELQSTEQQSAQLQSAELQSTELQSTELQSAQLQSAELQSAEMQSVVMQSAFKEPLADDKFMESSVVDELLSIISTPRSSATLDTIDFQQSDYMSLEEIFNSISSLD, via the exons atgagaatttcaaagaaaaagaaaaaggaaGAAAAGTTTGAACATATGGTG AGAGCAAGCGTAACGTACACGCAGACCGAAAACGGACATCCGGTAGTGTTGATGCCGGCAAACACTGGACCTTCAAAACCGAAAGCGGTGTGCTTTCGAAAACCCCGGAAACGTCGCTCCTTCGCGGCGTCGCGTTGTCACCGGACGTCGTTCGACCTGACGAATCAAGTGATCGTTTACTTCGAACCGGGAGGCAGCGGAAGATACGAAGTGGTCGGCGGCAGGACTCCGGGTCACGGCAATGTTGAGGACTCCACCACAGGACAAAAGTCCGTCGGACGTACCGCAGAACCTACACCGGTGGACGCGAATCGGAAAGGCAGGCCCAAGGGATCCAAGAACAAATCTCCACCATCGTCGTCTGCAACGCCATCCGGATCCGTCGCGTTCAACTACCGGTGCGAGAAGAAGTCGCTGACGTACACGTTCGCTGGCCCTGTAAAGTGCAAGTCGTGCGACCGGACGTTCAACGGCGATCCGGTGGCCCACTGTCTAGAGCACCATAAGACCGTGTGTCCCATATGTGGACGGACGTACCGGCCACCGCTGTCCACGCACATCAAGTCTCACGGGACCCAACACGCGTCGCTGACCGTTTCCTGTTACGAGTGTTACGCGTGCAAGGAGAAGTTCGGCGACGAGTCGACCATGGCTGAACACGTGCGATCAGCGCACCACGTCACGACCGCCGCCGAGTGTCCGCTGTGCGGCGTCACCGGATTCGAGACCGTCGACACGGCCGTCAATCACCTGGTGGAAGTCCACTGTCCACAGAAGACGTTCAGCCACCCGACGGTGTACCGGTGTCGGGTGTGCCTGGCCGGGTTCAAGAGCCAGATAAACGTGCTGCGGCATGCGTGCAATAAGATCAAGTCACCTCAGTGCACGGAGTGCGGCAAGACGTTCCCGTCCAAGATGCGGTACGCGTTCCACTTGCAGTTTCACGAGCACCCGAAGTGGGCCACCATGCACCTGCACTGCGACTTGTGCCTGGCCGAGTTCGAAGACGAGTATCAGCTGTACGATCACATCCGGTTCCGGCACGAGCTGCACGACAAGGCAGTGTGCGAGGTGTGCGGCCGAACGTTCAAGTCGTCAATGGGCTTGAACATCCACCGCCGATATCACAACGGGTCCCGGGACTTTGCGTGCAAGTCGTGCGACAAATCGTTCCTGAACAAATCCACGCTCCGCGAGCACGAGATTTCGCACATGGAAGTCAAACCGTTCCAGTGTCACATATGCGGCCAGTATCTGAGCCGCGCGTCCAGGCTCCGGTCGCACGTCAAGACGCACCGGGCTGCCGAGTCGACCGAGCAGACGTGTTACGGGTGCGCCCGGTGCGGTTACGTGGCGCCCAACCCGGCCACGGTCGCCGATCATACGAGCAAGGAACACTTCGACGACGACGCGCTGTTGACGGCGACGGTGGAAAAATACGGATGTTACGCGGTGAGACTGTCGTCGGTGGTCAAGTGCGAGTACTGCGACTCCACGTACCTGGACGCGGTGCACTTGAACCGACACAGAGACGCGGCGCACGCGGGCGGAGGAGCCGTCGACGGGGACGAGGCGTTCATCTGCGTGGTGTGTTCGTCCACGTTCAGCACTTACTCCAGACTGACCACGCACAAGTTAACGCACGGGATAAACATGGAGTCCTCGTGCGCCGCGTCCGTTAAGCCCGACCGATTCGAAATACCGCAGTTTTTCTCTTGCGAATACTGCGCCAAGATGTGCTTACACTACACGTACTTTTGCCTGCACCGGCGACTGAAACACCCGCCCGACGTGCAGACGCACGTGTGCGAACATTGCGCCATGGAGTTCAAGACTTCGTGGAGACTGACGTACCACAGGAAAACGGCGCACGGTCAATCCGCCGCGACAGCCGACGCGGACGAGAAGCCGGCCGAGATGTTCAACTGCAGCGTGTGCTCTCGGCAGTTCGTCAAGATCGGCGCGCTCAACTTGCACAAGACCCGCACGCACATCGACGTGGTCGGCGACGTGTGCAAGTACCTGTGCCACCAGTGCGGCAAGTTTTTCAGCTCCGAGTTTTCGCTCAAGTCGCACGTCAAAACTCACGATTTCGTtgtcggcggcggtggcggcgctGACGATCGCGAAAACAAATCCTTCGTCGATTTCGACGAAGCGACGTCGCAGACGCGGCCGAATAACCGGCGCCGCACGTACCGGAAATCGGTGACAAACGCCGCTGCACGTCCTACGACGCCGGTCAAGCAGTCGTGTCCGTACTGCACCCAGACGATCGACGACAAGGCGACGTTCATCGAACACGTCAACGGTCACCTCAGAGATTGCAAGCCCGTGTTGCCGGCGGGCACGGTTTGCGAGCTGTGCGACGCGCGTTTTGGCGACTCCACGATACTCAAATACCACCTGGACGACCACGTGAAAATGAACCAAGCCATCCTGTGCCGGGCGTGCTACTCACCGTTTCTGTCGGAGGCCGCTCACGACGCGCACGTGGCCTCGACGTGCGAGTTCGCGACGATGCCGGTCAACGCTTTCGTGAACTCGGCCCCTGCCGACGCTCAACCCGACGTCAAGTTCATCGGCGTATCTGACGCCCCGCAAGCCGACGTCCTTCCGCTGATCGTCGACTGTTCGGAGATTTTCGGCAAGAGCACCACGACGATCACGTCATCGTTTACAGTCGACCTAAAGTCCATCGAGTTGCAGTCCACCGAGCTACTGTCCACCGAGCTGCAGTCCGCCGAGCTACTGTCCGCCGAGCTGCAGTCCGCCGAGCTACTGTCCGCCGAGCAGCAGTCCGCCCAGCTGCAGTCTGCCGAGCTGCAGTCTGCCGAGCTGCAGTCCACCGAGCTGCAGTCCACCGAGCTGCAGTCCGCCCAGCTACAGTCTGCCGAGCTGCAGTCCGCCGAGATGCAGTCAGTCGTGATGCAGTCCACCGAGCTACAGTCCGCCGAGCTGCAGTCCACCGAGCTGCAGTCCGCCGAGCTGCAGTCCACCGAGCAGCAGTCCGCCCAGCTGCAGTCTGCCGAGCTGCAGTCCACCGAGCAGCAGTCCGCCCAGCTACAGTCTGCCGAGCTGCAGTCCACCGAGCTGCAGTCCACCGAGCTGCAGTCCGCCCAGCTGCAGTCTGCCGAGCTGCAGTCCGCCGAGATGCAGTCAGTCGTGATGCAGTCCGCATTCAAGGAACCATTAGCCGACGATAAATTCATGGAATCGTCCGTGGTCGATGAGCTCCTGTCTATAATATCCACGCCTCGATCTTCGGCCACGCTGGATACGATTGATTTCCAACAATCAGACTACATGTCGTTGGAAGAAATATTCAACAGCATCTCCTCTTTGGACTGA